In the Solanum pennellii chromosome 5, SPENNV200 genome, one interval contains:
- the LOC107020762 gene encoding argininosuccinate synthase, chloroplastic, translated as MAQVQAISSCSSVNLLFRGSVKSSHRIQDKFWCSKKLDSLQELGVKASEFNGVAIAHSSSSFASPCATHAIQAVLGNDKATTSSTVILEKPLRKKLNKVVLAYSGGLDTSVIVPWLRENYGCEVVCFTADVGQGIKELEGLEAKAKASGACQLVVKDLQEEFVKDYIFPCLRAGAIYERKYLLGTSMARPVIAKAMVDVAREVGADAVSHGCTGKGNDQVRFELTFFALNPELSVVAPWREWEITGREDAIEYAKKHNVPVPVTKKSIYSRDRNLWHLSHEGDILEDPANEPMKDMYMMSVDPQDAPDQPEYVNIGIVAGIPVSVNGKELSPATLLSELNEIGGRHGIGRIDMVENRLVGMKSRGVYETPGGTILFSAVQELESLTLDRETIQVKDSLALKYAELVYAGRWFDPLRESMDAFMENITKTTTGSVTLKLYKGSVSVTGRQSPHSLYRQDISSFESGDIYNQADAAGFIRLYGLPMRVRAMLEKGL; from the exons ATGGCTCAAGTTCAAGCGATTTCTTCATGTTCTTCTGTCAATCTTCTATTCAGGGGCTCTgtaaaaa GTTCACATAGGATTCAGGATAAGTTTTGGTGTTCAAAAAAGTTGGATTCTTTGCAAGAG CTTGGTGTAAAAGCCAGTGAATTTAATGGTGTTGCAATTGCTCATAGCAGTTCTAGCTTTGCTTCCCCTTGTGCCACTCATG CTATCCAGGCAGTCTTGGGCAATGACAAAGCAACAACAAGCTCCACTGTTATTTTGGAAAAACCTCTTCGCAAAAAATTGAACAAAGTGGTTCTTGCTTATAGTGGTGGCTTGGACACTTCAGTTATTGTACCTTGGCTAAG GGAGAACTATGGCTGTGAAGTTGTCTGTTTCACTGCAGATGTTGGTCAA GGGATTAAGGAATTGGAAGGCTTGGAAGCAAAGGCCAAGGCTAGTGGGGCTTGTCAATTAGTGGTGAAGGATTTGCAAGAAGAATTTGTAAAAGATTACATATTTCCTTGTCTGCGAGCTGGTGCTATCTATGAAAGGAAATACTTGCTTGGGACATCAATGGCCCGCCCGGTTATTGCTAAG GCAATGGTTGATGTTGCCAGAGAGGTTGGAGCTGATGCTGTTTCTCATGGATGCACAGGGAAGGGAAATGATCAG GTCCGTTTTGAGCTGACATTCTTTGCTCTGAATCCTGAACTCAGTGTTGTTGCCCCTTGGAGGGAATGGGAAATTACAGGAAGAGAGGATGCTATTGAATATGCTAAGAAGCACAATGTACCAGTTCCTGTGACAAAGAAATCTATCTATAGCAGAGACAGAAACTTGTGGCATCTTAGTCACGAG GGAGATATTCTGGAGGACCCTGCAAATGAGCCAATGAAGGATATGTATATGATGTCAGTTGATCCCCAAGATGCACCTGATCAACCTGA GTATGTGAACATTGGGATAGTTGCTGGTATTCCTGTTTCAGTAAATGGAAAGGAGCTCTCTCCCGCAACTCTTCTTTCTGAGCTAAATGAAATTGGCGGAAGACATGGAATTGGACGAATAGACATGGTTGAAAATCGGCTCGTTGGGATGAAGAGCCGTGGAGTATATGAAACCCCTGGGGGAACTATCCTTTTCTCAGCTGTACAAGAACTTGAGTCTCTGACACTTGATCGTGAAACAATCCAAGTCAAGGATTCTCTTGCCCTCAAATATGCCGAGTTAGTTTATGCTGGCAGGTGGTTTGATCCACTCCGCGAGTCAATGGATGCTTTCATGGAGAATATTACCAAAACTACAACAGGTTCAGTTACTCTCAAACTATACAAAGGATCAGTTTCAGTGACAGGTCGTCAAAGTCCTCACAGTTTGTACAGACAAGATATCTCATCATTCGAGAGTGGGGATATCTACAATCAAGCCGATGCTGCAGGATTCATTCGTCTGTATGGGCTTCCAATGAGGGTTAGGGCAATGCTTGAGAAGGGTCTTTAA
- the LOC107019926 gene encoding uncharacterized protein LOC107019926, producing the protein MSCFNKILLFFLSFLLIHPLESVPSIIPLNGSCTDKCGNIVLKYPFGSGFGCGHPAFSRFIKCTTSGVLQFSTTSGIYTISSLDYSTNTFVLTDPFMSTCSSMQNSGSFTLDHDDSSLTPFSIMKQNMFVLLGCSTTSAVFDPKQDLCDGGSGSNVCRGMYSCKGVTGIGLEPNDPISTCCVYDPPVPVGSGYGLNLPRLQCSSYSSIYGFGGDEGDPMKWEFGISLQYNNSYYVDESCKNCEDSGGFCGFSGADESFACICRNGVNSTINCYGRGYALSGTWRHKIQTGMSIGGIFFFWMMMLFI; encoded by the exons ATGTCATGTTTTAACAAAATCttactattttttctttcatttcttctaATTCATCCACTTGAATCTGTTCCAAGTATCATCCCACTAAATGGTTCATGTACTGATAAATGTGGCAACATTGTCCTAAAATATCCCTTTGGTTCTGGTTTTGGTTGTGGACATCCTGCATTTTCAAGATTCATAAAATGCACTACTTCTGGTGTTCTTCAATTCTCCACTACCTCTGGCATTTACACTATCTCCTCACTAGACTACTCAACAAACACATTTGTTTTAACTGACCCCTTTATGTCAACATGTTCCTCAATGCAGAATTCAGGCAGTTTTACATTGGATCATGATGATTCAAGTTTAACTCCCTTTAGTATTATGAAACAAAACATGTTTGTTCTACTAGGATGTTCAACAACATCTGCTGTGTTTGATCCAAAACAAGACTTGTGTGATGGCGGTTCGGGTTCAAATGTATGCAGGGGAATGTATTCTTGTAAAGGGGTGACTGGGATTGGATTAGAACCAAATGATCCTATTTCAACATGTTGTGTTTATGATCCACCAGTTCCTGTTGGTTCAGGTTATGGTTTGAACTTGCCTAGGCTTCAGTGTTCTTCGTATTCATCGATATATGGATTTGGAGGTGATGAAGGAGATCCTATGAAATGGGAGTTTGGGATTTCTTTGCAGtataataattcatattatGTTGATGAGTCTTGCAAGAACTGTGAGGATAGTGGTGGATTTTGTGGTTTTTCTGGTGCAGATGAGTCTTTTGCTTGCATTTGTAGGAATGGTGTTAACTCTACTATTAATTGCTATGGAAGAG GATATGCTTTGAGTGGGACATGGAGACACAAGATTCAAACTGGAATGAGTATTGGAG gaatctttttcttttggatGATGATGCTTTTCATCTGA